The following are encoded in a window of Acidobacteriota bacterium genomic DNA:
- a CDS encoding bifunctional precorrin-2 dehydrogenase/sirohydrochlorin ferrochelatase, protein MRGDDDGRELLPLFLKLAGRSVLVVGGGVVATSKIAALAATGARITVVAPEIAQPIRQSGAALRERPFEERDLDGQWLVISAAPPDVNRVVADAAARRQIFINAVDDPANATAYFGGVVRRAGVTVAISTDGRAPAIAGLLREGLEALLPDDLDRWLERADVLKHEWRSTGVPMARRRPQLLEALNRLYEARRDAADQGAS, encoded by the coding sequence GTGAGAGGGGACGACGACGGCCGCGAGCTGCTGCCGCTGTTCCTGAAGCTGGCCGGCCGTTCCGTGCTCGTCGTCGGCGGCGGCGTTGTCGCGACGAGCAAGATTGCCGCGCTCGCCGCGACGGGCGCACGCATCACGGTCGTGGCCCCGGAGATCGCTCAGCCCATTCGGCAGAGCGGCGCTGCGCTTCGCGAGCGGCCGTTCGAGGAACGTGACCTCGACGGGCAGTGGCTGGTGATCTCGGCGGCTCCCCCGGACGTCAATCGCGTCGTCGCCGACGCCGCGGCACGGCGGCAGATCTTCATCAATGCCGTCGACGATCCGGCCAACGCCACCGCGTATTTCGGCGGTGTCGTGAGGCGCGCGGGCGTGACGGTGGCGATTTCGACGGACGGGCGTGCGCCGGCCATCGCGGGCCTGCTGCGGGAAGGTCTGGAGGCGCTGCTGCCCGACGATCTCGACCGCTGGCTGGAGCGCGCCGACGTGCTGAAGCACGAGTGGCGGAGCACGGGCGTGCCGATGGCGCGCCGGCGCCCGCAGTTGCTCGAGGCGTTGAATCGTCTCTACGAGGCTCGGCGGGATGCCGCCGATCAGGGCGCATCATGA
- the cobA gene encoding uroporphyrinogen-III C-methyltransferase: MTSRAHRRGAVRPAGRERRGFVSLVGAGPGSPDLLTYRAIQRLQDADVVFYDGLVPRAMLALAADAEHISVARRAGSATLSQEDVNVQLIERARRGQRVVRLKSGDPFVLGRGGEEVLALSSAGVSFDVVPGVSSAIAAPALAGIPVTHRGMSSGFVVVSGHAASAYEPLLGSLAPESATVVVLMGLGRRRAIGETLRRAGWAGATPTAIVRNASRPDQHVWCGTLDALGVGDAGADEAADDDPGVIVIGQVVSLATAPDLARSFAPEETVWQPSTTPRR; this comes from the coding sequence ATGACGAGCCGAGCGCATCGCCGTGGTGCCGTCCGGCCCGCCGGCCGTGAGCGGCGCGGCTTCGTGTCGCTCGTCGGCGCCGGCCCCGGCAGCCCCGATCTGCTGACGTACCGCGCGATTCAGCGGCTCCAAGACGCCGACGTCGTCTTCTACGACGGGCTGGTACCGCGGGCGATGCTGGCGCTGGCCGCGGACGCCGAGCACATCTCGGTCGCGCGTCGTGCAGGTTCGGCGACGCTGTCGCAGGAAGACGTCAACGTGCAGTTGATCGAGCGCGCCCGTCGCGGTCAGCGCGTGGTGCGGCTCAAGTCCGGCGATCCGTTCGTGCTCGGCCGTGGCGGCGAAGAAGTCCTCGCCCTCTCGAGCGCCGGTGTCTCGTTCGACGTCGTGCCGGGCGTCTCGTCCGCGATCGCCGCGCCGGCGCTCGCCGGCATTCCGGTGACGCATCGCGGGATGTCGTCGGGATTCGTCGTCGTGAGCGGGCACGCGGCCTCGGCCTACGAGCCGCTGCTCGGGTCGCTCGCACCGGAGTCGGCGACGGTCGTCGTGCTCATGGGACTGGGCCGGCGCCGCGCCATCGGCGAGACGCTGCGGCGCGCCGGATGGGCGGGCGCCACGCCGACGGCGATCGTGAGGAACGCGTCCCGGCCGGATCAGCACGTGTGGTGCGGCACGCTCGACGCGCTCGGCGTGGGCGACGCCGGCGCCGACGAGGCCGCCGACGACGATCCCGGCGTCATCGTGATCGGTCAGGTCGTGTCGCTGGCGACCGCCCCTGATCTCGCCCGTTCGTTCGCGCCAGAGGAGACCGTATGGCAGCCATCGACGACCCCAAGACGCTAG
- a CDS encoding nitrite/sulfite reductase: protein MAAIDDPKTLGRARLSFAKESDIDEFVDMLAKFESGEIAPDQWRSFRLLRGTYGQRQTEDAQMQRIKIPQGILTVEQMEALADACEKYSRGFGHITTRQNIQLHFVKLHEADEVMRRVAQAGITTREACGNSVRNITACAYAGISATEPFDVTPYSEMMTRYFLRHRLSSSLPRKFKIGFEGCAEDHVKAAINDVAWLGRTENGRRGFRVLVGGGTATMPVSGRVLYEFLPAEEMLNVAEAVLRVFHALGDYKHKLRNRMKFLMKSLGWDRWHAEFEAALAQVLAEGGVPLPFDPARGPEEQPPAHRAAPPSIESIAARVRSGEVRGPGITPEPEPALRTTDVEFSRWAATNVRRQKQAGYVAVVATIPLGDLTGNQFRVLADLAQAYSDGTVRVTPTQNLVFRWVREQDARALYDRLAAAGLGLGDADTIADVVSCPGAESCKLAVTQSRGLGKYLTDYIREHPSLIPLAPSLDVKISGCPNGCGQHHIAAVGFQGGLRKLDGRAAPQYFVMIGGGVDAMGATFGRIAAKVPARRGAEALERLARLYADERRDDETAAAYFNRVDLATVKKRLADLEILTKENATPDDFIDLADTTEFAPETMEGECAS from the coding sequence ATGGCAGCCATCGACGACCCCAAGACGCTAGGACGCGCGCGCCTGTCGTTCGCGAAGGAGTCGGACATCGACGAGTTCGTGGACATGCTCGCGAAATTCGAGTCCGGCGAGATCGCGCCGGACCAGTGGCGCAGCTTCCGGTTGCTGCGCGGCACGTACGGCCAGCGACAGACCGAGGACGCCCAGATGCAGCGGATCAAGATCCCGCAGGGCATCCTGACCGTCGAGCAGATGGAGGCGCTCGCCGACGCGTGCGAGAAGTACTCGCGCGGCTTCGGGCACATCACGACGCGGCAGAACATCCAGCTCCACTTCGTGAAGCTGCACGAGGCCGACGAGGTCATGCGTCGCGTCGCCCAGGCCGGCATCACGACGCGCGAGGCCTGCGGCAACTCCGTCCGCAACATCACCGCGTGCGCGTACGCCGGCATCTCGGCGACCGAGCCGTTCGACGTGACGCCGTACTCCGAGATGATGACCCGCTACTTCCTGCGCCACCGGCTGAGCTCGTCGCTGCCGCGGAAGTTCAAGATCGGCTTCGAGGGCTGCGCGGAGGATCACGTCAAAGCGGCGATCAACGACGTGGCCTGGCTCGGGCGCACCGAGAACGGCCGGCGCGGCTTCCGCGTGCTGGTGGGCGGAGGCACGGCGACGATGCCCGTGAGCGGGCGCGTGCTGTACGAGTTCCTCCCGGCCGAAGAGATGCTGAACGTCGCGGAAGCCGTCCTTCGTGTCTTCCATGCGCTCGGCGACTACAAGCACAAGCTTCGGAACCGGATGAAGTTCCTGATGAAGAGCCTTGGATGGGATCGGTGGCACGCCGAGTTCGAGGCGGCGCTCGCGCAGGTCCTGGCCGAGGGCGGCGTGCCGCTGCCGTTCGACCCGGCGCGCGGGCCAGAGGAGCAGCCGCCCGCGCACCGCGCGGCGCCGCCGTCGATCGAGAGCATCGCCGCGCGCGTTCGCAGCGGCGAGGTCCGCGGCCCGGGCATCACGCCGGAGCCCGAGCCGGCGCTCCGCACGACCGACGTCGAGTTCAGCCGATGGGCGGCCACCAACGTGCGGCGGCAGAAGCAGGCCGGCTACGTCGCGGTCGTCGCGACGATCCCGCTCGGCGATCTCACGGGCAACCAGTTCCGCGTGCTGGCGGATCTCGCGCAGGCCTACAGCGACGGCACCGTGCGCGTGACGCCGACGCAGAACCTGGTGTTCCGGTGGGTGCGCGAGCAGGACGCGCGCGCGCTCTACGATCGGCTGGCGGCGGCCGGCCTCGGGCTCGGCGACGCGGACACGATCGCCGACGTGGTGAGCTGCCCCGGCGCCGAGTCGTGCAAGCTCGCCGTGACGCAGTCGCGCGGCCTCGGCAAGTACCTCACCGACTACATCCGCGAGCATCCGTCGCTCATCCCGCTGGCGCCGTCGCTCGACGTCAAGATCAGCGGCTGCCCGAACGGCTGCGGCCAGCACCACATCGCCGCCGTCGGCTTCCAGGGCGGCCTGCGCAAGCTCGACGGCCGCGCGGCGCCGCAGTATTTCGTGATGATCGGCGGCGGCGTGGATGCGATGGGCGCGACGTTCGGCCGCATCGCCGCCAAGGTGCCGGCCCGGCGCGGCGCTGAAGCGCTCGAACGGCTGGCGCGTCTCTACGCCGATGAGCGGCGCGACGACGAGACGGCCGCCGCGTACTTCAACCGGGTCGATCTGGCGACCGTGAAGAAGCGGCTCGCGGACCTGGAGATCCTGACGAAGGAGAACGCGACCCCGGACGACTTCATCGATCTCGCGGACACGACCGAGTTCGCGCCCGAGACGATGGAAGGCGAGTGCGCGTCGTAG
- a CDS encoding NAD(P)(+) transhydrogenase (Re/Si-specific) subunit beta — MTFGSLTDFFYLIAAALFILALRWMSQPATARRAVAAAVAGMLLAVGGTLLNPEIVTYKWIAAGAVAGTLLGIPLARVPLTAVPERTGLSQAFGGMAAALVGTAKYYLWLAEGDLTQFRMAVVAGEVILGCLTCTGGLMAAGKLAEWITTRPVTYRGQNVVSFLLLGAAAVLAVALTIDPTQAWMFPIVIGLALVFGVLLILPIGGADMPTVISFLNSYAGLAAVAMGFVLENKLLIAAGALDGASGFVLSIIMCRAMNRSVTNVLFGAFGTVQAAARAAEQRTVKSATPTDAAELLANAESVVIVPGYGMAVAQAQHRVRDLYDQLTKRGVDVRFAVHPVAGRMPGHMNVLLAEADIPYDRLVEMDDINPEMPQVGVALVIGANDVVNPAARTDAQSPIYGMPIIDADRAQAVLAIKRSMNPGFAGIDNDLYYANNTLMLFGDAKQVIGDVVKELTGEGGGH, encoded by the coding sequence GTGACGTTCGGCAGCCTCACCGATTTCTTCTACCTGATCGCGGCGGCGCTCTTCATCCTGGCGCTCCGATGGATGAGCCAGCCCGCGACCGCGCGTCGCGCCGTCGCCGCCGCGGTCGCCGGCATGCTGCTCGCGGTCGGCGGCACGCTGCTCAACCCTGAGATCGTCACGTACAAGTGGATCGCCGCCGGCGCCGTCGCCGGGACGCTGCTCGGCATCCCGCTCGCGCGCGTGCCGCTCACCGCCGTGCCCGAGCGGACGGGGCTGTCGCAAGCGTTCGGCGGCATGGCGGCGGCGCTCGTCGGCACGGCGAAGTACTACCTGTGGCTCGCCGAAGGCGACCTCACGCAGTTCCGCATGGCGGTCGTCGCCGGCGAGGTCATCCTCGGCTGCCTGACGTGCACCGGCGGGCTCATGGCGGCCGGCAAGCTCGCCGAGTGGATCACGACGCGTCCGGTCACCTACCGCGGGCAGAACGTCGTCAGCTTCCTGCTGCTCGGCGCGGCCGCCGTGCTCGCCGTCGCGCTCACGATCGATCCGACGCAGGCGTGGATGTTCCCGATCGTGATCGGGCTCGCGCTCGTCTTCGGCGTGCTGCTGATCCTGCCGATCGGCGGCGCCGACATGCCGACCGTCATCTCGTTCCTCAACTCGTACGCCGGGCTCGCGGCGGTGGCGATGGGGTTCGTGCTCGAGAACAAGCTGCTCATCGCGGCCGGCGCGCTCGACGGCGCCTCCGGGTTCGTGCTGTCGATCATCATGTGCCGGGCGATGAACCGGTCGGTGACGAACGTCCTGTTCGGCGCGTTCGGCACCGTCCAGGCGGCCGCGCGCGCGGCCGAGCAGCGCACCGTCAAGAGCGCGACGCCGACCGACGCAGCCGAGCTGCTCGCCAACGCCGAGAGCGTCGTCATCGTCCCCGGCTATGGGATGGCCGTCGCCCAGGCCCAGCACCGGGTGCGCGACCTCTACGATCAGTTGACGAAACGCGGCGTCGACGTGCGGTTCGCCGTGCACCCGGTCGCGGGGCGCATGCCGGGCCACATGAACGTGCTGCTCGCCGAGGCGGACATTCCCTACGACCGGCTCGTCGAGATGGACGACATCAACCCGGAGATGCCACAGGTCGGGGTCGCGCTCGTCATCGGCGCGAACGACGTCGTGAACCCGGCCGCGAGAACGGATGCGCAGAGCCCGATCTACGGCATGCCGATCATCGACGCCGACAGGGCCCAGGCGGTGCTCGCCATCAAGCGGAGCATGAACCCCGGCTTCGCGGGCATCGACAACGACCTCTACTACGCGAACAACACGCTCATGCTGTTCGGCGACGCCAAGCAGGTCATCGGCGACGTGGTCAAGGAGCTCACGGGCGAAGGCGGCGGCCACTAG
- a CDS encoding NAD(P) transhydrogenase subunit alpha: protein MDLVTAFFVFMLAGFLGMDVIRRVSRLLHTPLMSLTNAISSIAVVGALIVAGEEHGLSTWLGAIAVFASTTNLVSGYLITDRMLRMFKRREDGRS from the coding sequence ATGGATCTCGTCACGGCCTTCTTCGTCTTCATGCTCGCGGGCTTCCTGGGCATGGACGTCATCCGCAGGGTGTCGCGGCTGCTGCACACGCCGCTGATGTCGCTCACCAACGCGATCTCGTCCATCGCGGTCGTCGGCGCGTTGATCGTGGCGGGAGAGGAGCACGGTCTGAGCACCTGGCTCGGTGCCATCGCCGTGTTCGCGTCCACGACCAACCTGGTCAGCGGCTATTTGATCACCGACCGGATGCTTCGCATGTTCAAGCGCCGCGAGGATGGCCGATCGTGA
- a CDS encoding DPP IV N-terminal domain-containing protein, whose amino-acid sequence MKRRRVGWRTGAAAMLAAVVMAAPVASGRVAQDRLPTLPGYDAYARMQEAMRGGVVDPGAQEVVWAPDGRSVRYRRDGRVRRFDLETASETDDAAPSPALAASSTADPCPRVPVDRGRQRACAASPDGSMKAFYRDRNLIVSRADGSGEVAVTTDGSEASRVKYGSASWVYGEELDQVTAIWWAPDGRRVAFYRMDERRVRDYYVLLDQTALQDTVDVEAYPKAGSPNPVADVLVYDLASRRTITMDVREGRPFADDVLGHYVFAVDWAPDGSEVRMHRTNRLQNTLELVGCAPDTGRCRVLVREEWPSGWVEHRPTFRLLADGRRFIWASHRDGRRRYYLYDVTGRLLTPLTRGTGTDAGALLKVDEAAGVMFYMANDGDNRLKAQLHRVRLDGSDDRRLTDPAFHHRVTISPDSRLFVDVAQTHERPPASRIVSAADGGIVATLGVASLEKFDALKLARLEQFTFTAADGATPLYGTIAFPSTFDPSRRYPVLLSVYGGPEDASLTPGETFDVPPVRAELGFLVVTLGTRAAPGLGRRTLDSLYRKLGQTEVDDIAAGLRAIAARPYVDPQRIGIHGTSYGGYVALMALVRYPELFAAASASSPVTDWRLYDSIYTERYMGLPDENRDGYDKGSVMRYAGNLRGRLLLYFGTADNNVHPSNSLQLLDVLARMGKSVEVQVGPDLGHSGVPMTRMLEFFVDHLIVRPDRLRVP is encoded by the coding sequence ATGAAGAGACGACGGGTCGGATGGAGAACGGGCGCCGCCGCGATGCTCGCGGCGGTCGTGATGGCGGCGCCGGTGGCGTCCGGGCGCGTCGCGCAGGATCGTCTCCCCACGCTGCCCGGCTACGACGCCTACGCCCGCATGCAGGAGGCGATGCGTGGCGGGGTGGTCGATCCCGGCGCGCAGGAGGTCGTCTGGGCGCCCGACGGCCGATCCGTGCGGTATCGCCGCGATGGCCGAGTGCGGCGGTTCGATCTCGAGACCGCGAGCGAGACCGACGACGCCGCGCCGTCGCCGGCGCTCGCCGCGAGCTCGACGGCCGATCCGTGTCCGCGCGTGCCCGTCGACCGCGGCCGGCAGCGCGCCTGCGCGGCCTCGCCAGATGGATCGATGAAGGCGTTCTACCGCGATCGGAACCTGATCGTCAGCCGCGCCGACGGCTCCGGTGAAGTCGCGGTCACGACGGATGGGTCCGAGGCGAGCCGAGTGAAGTACGGCTCGGCGAGCTGGGTCTACGGTGAGGAGCTCGACCAGGTGACGGCGATCTGGTGGGCGCCGGACGGCCGGCGCGTCGCGTTCTACCGCATGGACGAGCGCCGCGTCCGCGACTACTACGTGCTGCTCGACCAGACGGCGCTCCAGGACACGGTCGACGTCGAGGCGTACCCGAAAGCCGGCAGCCCGAATCCCGTCGCCGACGTGCTGGTGTACGACCTGGCGTCGCGCCGGACGATCACGATGGACGTGCGGGAGGGCCGGCCGTTCGCCGACGACGTCCTGGGTCACTACGTGTTCGCCGTCGACTGGGCGCCCGACGGCAGCGAGGTGCGGATGCACCGCACGAATCGCCTGCAGAACACGCTCGAGCTCGTCGGCTGCGCGCCCGACACCGGCCGCTGCCGCGTCCTCGTGCGCGAGGAGTGGCCGAGCGGATGGGTCGAGCATCGGCCGACGTTCCGGCTCCTCGCCGACGGCCGCCGTTTCATCTGGGCCTCCCACCGCGACGGGCGGCGCCGTTACTACCTCTACGACGTCACCGGCCGGCTCTTGACGCCGCTCACGCGCGGCACGGGCACGGATGCCGGTGCGCTGCTCAAGGTCGACGAGGCCGCCGGCGTCATGTTCTACATGGCCAACGACGGCGACAACCGGCTCAAGGCGCAGCTCCATCGCGTGCGGCTCGACGGCAGCGACGATCGAAGGCTGACGGATCCGGCGTTCCATCACCGCGTCACGATCTCGCCCGACAGCCGTCTGTTCGTCGACGTCGCGCAGACGCACGAGCGGCCGCCCGCGAGCCGGATCGTCTCGGCCGCCGACGGCGGCATCGTCGCGACGCTCGGCGTCGCGAGCCTCGAGAAGTTCGACGCCTTGAAGCTCGCGCGGCTGGAGCAGTTCACGTTCACGGCGGCCGACGGTGCGACGCCGCTGTACGGCACGATCGCGTTTCCGAGCACGTTCGATCCGTCGCGCCGGTACCCGGTGCTGCTCTCGGTGTACGGCGGGCCGGAGGACGCGAGCCTCACGCCGGGCGAGACCTTCGACGTGCCGCCGGTTCGGGCGGAGCTCGGGTTTCTCGTCGTGACGCTCGGCACGCGCGCGGCGCCCGGCCTCGGCCGGCGGACGCTCGACAGCCTGTATCGCAAGCTCGGCCAGACGGAGGTCGACGACATCGCCGCCGGCCTTCGCGCGATCGCGGCACGGCCGTACGTGGATCCGCAGCGCATCGGGATCCACGGCACGTCGTACGGCGGCTACGTCGCGCTCATGGCGCTCGTGCGGTACCCGGAACTCTTCGCGGCCGCGTCCGCCTCGTCGCCCGTCACCGACTGGCGCCTGTACGACTCGATCTACACGGAGCGCTACATGGGGCTGCCCGACGAGAACCGCGACGGCTACGACAAGGGGAGCGTGATGCGCTACGCTGGAAATCTGCGCGGTCGCCTGCTCCTCTATTTCGGCACCGCCGACAACAACGTGCATCCGAGCAACTCGCTGCAGCTCCTGGACGTGCTCGCCAGGATGGGCAAGAGCGTCGAGGTGCAGGTCGGCCCGGACCTCGGGCACAGCGGCGTGCCGATGACGCGCATGCTCGAGTTCTTCGTGGACCATCTGATCGTTCGTCCCGACCGGCTCCGGGTGCCCTGA